A window of Steroidobacteraceae bacterium genomic DNA:
CGAAGCGCTTTACAGCGCGACCCTTTCCCGGCGTCAGCGTCGAAGCGCTGAAGTTCCTGCATCTCCAGCGGAAAATCCTCTTCCATGGCCATGAGCCGCTCGATACGGATATGACATCGGACTTCGTGGCCGAGACCTGGCTCCTGAAGCACAACTACACGCAGGCCGAAGGCGTTGCCAATCTGGACCTGGTGCCCGAAGCCGGCGCGCTAGTGTCCATTGGCTTTGCAAAACCGGAGGGCGGTACGGGCGGATTCGCCCGTTTCATCGCCATCGTGCCGAAAAACTGGCCAAACGGTGTGACCATCGACGAGTCGCCGGGTGCGCCACTCCCGGAGTACGAGGAAGCGTTGAAGCGCGCCGACGACGGTGTCCTCAGGCGGCCGCGCTGATCAGTCTGCGCCGCGCGCTCGCATTGTCAGGCGCTCGATCGTTGGATACGACCTCTCGGTAATTTCGACCGGGTCGGCAGCCAGATACGGCTGCAGGACTTCCAGTATTTCGTTGTAACCCGCGCTGATTGATTCAGTAGAAACCTCCCGATCGTGGAATTCAAGGTAGTTGAGCCAATTCTCGGACAGGATCCAGGTGATGTCGATGATCGAGCGCAGGTGCCGGTCGTCGGGCGGCAGGCGAAGATGACCTCGCGCGGCCAGCGCGCGAAAGAAGCGCTCGATTTCCTGGATGCGCCGCAGGCGGTTGGCCGCAAATCGCTGGCGTAGCACCTTGTCGCGCCTCAACAGGCTCGCCATCTCGCGATAGAAGAAGCGGTACTTCAGGATCAGCTGCAGCTGTCGCACGAACATGGCCGCCATGTGCTCGAGGGTCGGCGCGAGATGGTCGCCATACCAACCGGCATCCATCTCGTCGACTGCATGCTGCCAGAGGAATCGTATGATTTCCTGCTTGGTTGCGAAGTGATAATGCAGATTTCCCTTGCTGATACCGCAATGGTCGGCGATTCGATTGGTCGAAACCGCCGCCGTGCCAAACTCGTTGAAAAGTTCGAGCGCGGCATCGACGATGCGCGTTTGAGTGCTGCGGGTCGCCACGATGGTCGTATTATCTTCCGAATTGGGGTCGCTGTCCGCACTCGACGCTCGGGGCAATCCGGGCAGCTTGGCAAACCGTCATTGCACCGGCGCAACGCTGATCGTCGGTCGCCTTCCACCAGCGCCACCCGGTGCGCGCAGGACTAGGGCGCACGCCCCAAAAGCCCACTTGCGTCCGACCGACCCTCGGGCGATGGTTGCGCAACGCCATGAACTCCGCACAGGCGACCGCCCGATGACTTCCCCTGCCGATACCCCCGCGGTGGCGACGGCGGCAACCGAATTTCCTGTGATGCGCCTGCGCGAGGAATTTCCGGCGATTGCCCATGCCGGCAACTTTGCATTCTTTGACAATGCCGCCGGCGCCCAGGTTCCGCGGGACGTCTTCGACGCCATTCACGCACACCTGCTCGAGCGGATGGTGCAACGCGGAGGTCGTTATGCACAGAGTCTTGCAGTGGACGAAATGGTCGCGCGCGCGCGAGTGAGCGTCGCTGCACTCGTAAACGCGCGCTCCCCCAAGGAAATTGCATTCGGCATGAATGCAACGTCCTTCATCCGCCAGGTGAGTCTCGCGATCGGTCAGGAACTCGGCTTTAGTCATGGCGGACGCGATGAATTCATCGTGACGGATCTCGATCACGAAGCCAATATCGCGACCTGGCTTGCGCTCGCACCGCTCGGCGCGAAATTCAAGTGGTGGAAGGTACGTGACGACGGCTGCCTGCATGCCGCAGATCTGGCGCCGTTACTGTCGAAGCGCACGCGCCTGCTCGCATGCGGCGTCGCTGCAAATTCTCTCGGTTCTCTCACCGATGTGCGTTCCGCCGCCGATGTGGTGCACTCGGCGGGCGGCGAGATCTTTCTCGATTGCGTGCATTTCGGTCCACACGGCCGCATCGATGTGCAATCCTTCGATTGCGATTACCTCGTCTGCTCGGGCTATAAGATTTTCGCGCCACACATGGGGTTTCTCTGGGGCCGCTACGAAGCACTGCGCCGACTACCAACATTTCGCGAGGATTTCATTCCCGACGAGCCTCCGGACAAGATCGAGGCGGGCACTATTGTGTATGAGAATGTCGCAGGCATGGACGCCGCGGTGCACTACCTGGCGCGACTCGGGCGTTTCCTGGCAGGTCCGGGCGCGTCGCCGAAGTCATCATCACTTCGCGACGATCTCACCCGCGCGATGGACGCTATTGTCGCCTACGAGCAGTCATTGTCGCACGAGATGCAAGGCGTCCTGCAGGACTGCAAGGCGCGTATCTACGGCATCGCTGATCCATCGCAGGTCGCAGCGCGGGTGCCGACTTTTTGCTTCAACCTGGAAGGTTCGGCACCGGCGGAGGTTACGCTCGCGATGGCCGCGGCCGGATTCGCCGTTCGGGATGGTCACATGTACAGCCCGCGCTTGATGCGTCGATTAAATCTGCCGGTTGAAAGCGGGGCGGTACGCGCATCACTGGTGCACTACAATACGGCCGCCGAAATCCATCGTTTCGGCAATCTGCTCTCCGACCTCAATAAGCGCCGTTGAGCGCCAGACGGGCTATACGCCAGATCTGCGCGACGACCTGCCGAAGAGAGGCACCTGCACGCGAGTCCTGCATGCAAACTTGATTGGCTCGCTTACCCATTGCCTATCGATGCGCTACCATTCCGTCGGCGATACTGTGCCAGCTGAGTCTGATTGCGCCGCCTGATATCCAGAACCTGACGCAAGCACAACGCGAAATATTGGAGCTAGGCAAATGATTTGTCGCATTTGGCATGGCCGCACACACAAGAACAAGGCGGACAACTACGAGGCCTTCTTGAAAAATCGCGCAATTCCGGACTACCAATCCGTGCCTGGTAATTTGAGCGTCGCAATTCTCAGGCGGGACGACGGCGAAGTCGCCCATTTCATGACGATGACGTTCTGGGCATCAGAGAATTCGATCCGTTCGTTCGCAGGCGATGATTTGCTCAAAGCAAAATACTATCCCGAGGACAACGGCTTCCTGCTCGAATTCGAGCCCCAGGTCCAACATTTTGCCGTCGTTGCCAGGAGCGGCGTCGATTGAGACCGCCCGCAAGTACGCTGTCAGCCGGGTCCCAGGATCATACGCAGCCCACGCAATGCCGCCGGATGATAGATCGTCGCGTGCCGCTCTTCATTGAAGTCCTCACTGACACAGCGCCGATATTCGGGTGCTTGATCTCGCCATCGTGAACAGAATTTCGTGGTAGCACCCGGTGGCTCGGCTTCGCCGCTCGCCCCCAGATAGAGCAGTTTGTGTGCAAGCTTGCTGCGGTCGACGGGCAGCGGTAGTTTGCTCGTAAGCCAGTGCTGATTGTTCCACCAAAGACTCGGATCGAAGGCCAGGTAGGCGTCGAAGAGATCGGGTTCGACGATCAGCGTCTCGATCACGAAAAGACCGGCGAGCGACTCCCCCATGACAGCCGACTCGCCGGTCACAGCGTAGCGGCGACCGATCTCGGGCTTCAATTCGCGGCGGATGAAATCGCGAAACGCTTGTGATCCGCCGACCTGTGGGGCAATCGCACGATCTGACGCGACCAATGTAGGCCCCGTCAGGTCGCGACGACGCTGCGTGTTCTCGATACCGACGAGCAGGAATGGTCGCATACTGCCGTTGCCCACCAGCACCTGTACCAGGCCAGCGACATGCAGGAAGTCTTCCTCCAGGCCGCCGTCTGGCATATACAGGACGGGCAGCGACCGCGGCGCCGATGCGATGCCGCTCTGCGGTGAGTACACGTTGATATGACGTCGTTCGTGGAGAATGTCGGATTCCACATCGAACTGCTCGCCTACGACCAATGGTTGGGCCAGCGAACCGCGCACACCAGGGCTCGCGGGCTCCGCATGCGCATGGGTTGCCAAACATGCAAACGTGAAACCGACCAGCGCCACCCAACTTGAGTCAGTCCAGTTGCAGAACTGTCCCCGTGAAGAATCAATTTGCCAGGCGCTCATGGGCCCAAGTATGCAATGCGTACAATACCGGTCGCAATAATGTGCGCCGAAGTCACGCCTCGGATATGCGCTCTTTCCCGATCAAAGACGATTCGTTGGGCGCGGCAAACCGACGGCACAACCGATATACGATTTCTCGGAGATCGCTCGCGAAATCGTGCAACGGGTAGCACCGCCCCCGGCCGCACTATTGCCCGTACCTTATTCCGCATCCACGGAGAGACACGACGCCGACGAACCGACCCGGCGAAGGGCTAATCCAAACCGTCGTCCTGCGGCGCAGGATGCAAGCTGGAGATTGCAGACCAAGCGGATTCGCCGACGCCAAAGTTCGGCTGGTTGCGCCAGCGCGAACGCCACCACTGTCAGGCTATTTTTCCGCGAATCAACTCGGCGATCTGCGAATGATAGGAGCGTCCAACGCGAATATGCCTGTCGCTGCCATGCATTACAAAGCAGAAGTGGCTGTCTGCATCGCGCTCGATTCGAGCAGAATGGGTCATATTGACGATGACTGAACGGTTGATCTGCATGAATGGCATTCCACCCAGCGCATCATGTAGCTCATAGATCGTCCCGCGCATGCGATACGGATTTTCGTCGCCACGGCACCAGACCAGAATGTAGTTCCGGTCGGCCTCCAGCACCGTGATCAGTCCTCGATCGAGAACGTGAAACGAGCCTTCCCTTTCGGCAATCACATGGCCAGACGCACCAGGTAAACGTGCTGCAAGAGTCACGTCCGCGAGCGCACCGACGCCACTGCAGCGGGCCGGCGGGTCGACTACGCCCGACCGGCCATTCACAACAATACGCTTGATTCTGTCTATAGCCATGCGGAACCGCTCTTCGCGCACGGGTTTCAGCAAATAATCGACCGCCGCGCGATCAAAAGCCTTGACCGCATATTGTTCATGTGCCGTCACAAAGACCACATGTGGCATCGCGGCGAATGAAAGTCCATTGAGAACCTGGAATCCTGTGTGCGGTCCCAACCGTATGTCGAGAAAAAGCACATCCGATGCCTGGTTGCGAAGCGCCAGCGAGGCTTCCCGAGCCGTCGCGCATTCGGCAACCACCTCGAGGCCGTCCACGCGGTCACATAACGTACGCAGCCAACGGCGCGCCGACGCTTCATCGTCAACAATTACCGCTTTGATCACCTGGCCTGTGGCGCTTCCCACTGATTGCTCCTTTTTCGAATTGCGTGATGCGGGAACGTCAGACTTGCTTCAAACCATCCCGAGTGCGTACGGCCTGTAGTAACTGCCGCGGACTTTCCAAATGCAGCGTCCAATCGCTCGCGTACGATCTGCAGCCCGAGGCCGGTGTGACGAGCTCGATCCGTCGACTCTGGCTGTTGAACTTGATTGCAAATGCGGATGGAAATCGTGTCCCCGGTGCATGCGCATGTCAGCTCGACGTTGATGAAGCCCTCGCGCTGATGTATGCCGTGTTCGACCGCGTTTTCGAGCAATGGTTGCAACAGCAATGGCGGAATGCCTGCATTACGAGCCTGCGCCGGCAAATCAAGGCTGTATTGCAAACGGTCCTGAAATCTTTCCCGCTGCAATTCGAGATATTCACGACCGAGTGTCACCTCTCTGTGCAATGGCACCAGCTCGACGTCACTGTCTGTGAGTGTAGTGCGTAGCAACTCACCAAGCCGCGTCACCATGTTTGACGCAGCAGTCGGTCGACTGTGAATCAATCCCGCGATTGCGCTCAATGTGTTGAACAGAAAGTGAGGGTTCGTCTGCATGCGCAATGCCTGCAGTCGCGCGCGGTCATATTGTGCGGACACACGTTCCCGCTGATTCTGCTCCAGCCGTAATCTCCCATAGTGACTGAATGCCGCCAGCAGACCTTGCAATACGAGGTACTGCATGCCGTCGTCAAGCAGCATTGAGAGCCACATCTGGAATGCCGCCTTGCTGTCCGGACCGAATAGACCCGGGTAGGCTCCGACGGCGGGATCAAGTCCGGCGACAATTCGCGCAAAGATGTAGATCGGCCGCGCAAGTGCGCCGAACGCTACCGCGAGCACCAGATGGGTCGGCACAATGCGACGCCAGTTCGAAAAATCGTAACCAACTCGCCATGAGACGCTTACGGCGACGAGGAGCGCTGGATAGATCAACGCGCTTGTCAGCAGCAGCACGCCGAGCGGCGGCTCGCCGTTCCAGTGCAACGCATCACGAACCAGGTAAGTACGCGCTACCGCTGTCACCGATACGTAGGTCCAGAACAGTGTCGACACAATGACACAGGTCCGTAACGACAGAATAGGCGCCTGAATGGGCGGGACAGCTATGGGTCGAATGGCAGGCATCGTTGCGACGATTGTAGCGCCACGAATGCAACGCGGCGATGCATAGGGATGAGTTGCCGGTGGCCGGGACGGAGTTCATTCGCTCTTGTTTTTGAGCGTTGATGTGGTCAACTCCGCGCACATTGAAGCCGGAGTGACGATGCAAGCCTGTGGCGCCAAACATACAAATCGGCGCATTGCGATGTTGCCTCGGATATCAAACAACGCTTCCCAATCGATGACTGGAGGGACGACATAATGAAAATCAACTCGGTAGTCGCGCGAGCGGTTCGCCGTGCAATTGTCATGAGCGCCGTGACTGCGGCTGGCACAACCGCCCCAGCGCTCGCCGCGAATGAGGACTCGGGGCCGCTTGAGACGGTCGTGGTGACCGGTTCGCGCATTGCACAGCCGAATCTGACAACAACCAGCCCCGTGACACAGGTGACGGATGAGGACGTCAAGCTTCAGGGTGTTACCCGTGTTGAGGACCTCATCGCGCAACTGCCGCAGGCGTTCGCGATGCAGAACGCGACCGTGTCCAATGGCGCGACCGGTACCGCGACAGTGTCGCTGCGCAATCTGCAGGCCAAACGCACCCTGGTGCTGGTCGACGGTCGTCGCTTGCCATACGGGGATTCCAACGATTCGGCTGGTGACTTGAACGAAATCCCGACCAGCATGGTAGAGCGAGTCGAAGTGTTGACTGGAGGCGCTTCCGCGGTCTACGGGTCCGATGCCGTCGCCGGAGTCGTAAATTTCATCATGAAGAAGGACTTCGAAGGCATTGAAGTCAGCGGTCAATACGGCTTTTACCAGCATCACAACGACTACGGCGGACCCGGCGCAGTTCCACTGAGAGAAGTCGTCGCTTCTCGTGGAGTCAGCAATCCGTCCCAATTCCAGCTGCCAGAAAATAACGTCAATGTTGGCTACAGCCGAGAAGGCTCGCTCCTCGTGGGCGTAGGTACGCCGGACGGACGTGGCAACATCACCGCCTACGCGACCTACCGCCGCAATGACCCCATTCTGCAAAAGGACTATGACTATTCATCATGCAGTGTCAGCGACAAGACCGGCAGTGGGGTGCCCACTGGATCATTCCTTTGCGGTGGCTCGAGCACGGCCTACCCCGGACGCTATACGGATTTTGCGACGTTTGACTACTCTATCGACCCGGCGACCGGCGACTTCCGCCCGTGGAACTCACTGCGAGACCAATACAACTTCGGTCCGTTGAACTACTACCAACGCCCTGATACGCGCTACACGGTCGGAGCGATGGGACATTTCGAGCTCGGCGATCATGCCGATGTATACACACAATTGATGTATGCCGACAATCGGACGCTTGCGCAGATTGCCCCGAGCGGCAACTTCTTTGTTACGGGCACGATCAGCTGCTCGAATCCCCTTCTCTCAGCGTCTCAGGTCGACGGACTTTGCAACGTGGACCTGGTACCAGACATCGTCGATGACCCAACCACACCCGAGAACGAAGTAGCCGATTTTCTTGCGGGATTGCCAGCAGGATTCGATGGTCAGGGCTTCATAAATGCAACTCTCGGTGCGCAGACTGCGCTGACAGGCGCCAGGCCCGTATTCAATCCAGATGGTTCGGTGTCGACCGTCCCGTACAACGGCGTTTCGCCGGCCTACATCGGTCGTCGCAATGTTGAGGGTGGCGGTCGTCGATACGACTTCCATTCAACATCGCTGCGCGCCGTCGGAGGCGTTCGCGGTGGCATCAGTGAGAGCTGGAACTACGACGCAAGCGTCCAGTTCTCGCGCAAGACCATGGACTTGTACCAGACCAATGACTTCTCCAGCCGACGCCTGCGAAACGCGCTCGATGTCGTCGACGTCAATGGCGTGCCCACCTGCCGATCCGTAGTAAACGGCACAGATCCAAGCTGCGTGCCGTACAACATATTCGCGATTGGTGGTGTCACGGCCGCTGCGCTCGACTACCTGCAAGTTCCGACCCTGGCGCAAACCATCATTGATCAGAATATCGTCAATGCGACCCTTACGGGCGACCTCGGTTCCTATGGCATGAAGCTGCCGGCAGCGGCCGAATCGATCAAAGTTGCCATCGGTGCCGAGTATCGGCGCGACAAGCTGCAGTTCGCACCTGACGAGCTGATCGCGACCGGCGACCCGGCGGGCGCCGGCGGCGCACAGCCTCCTGTGACGGGTTCGGTTGATGTCAAGGAATTGTTCATGGAGGGCCGCATACCGCTGGTGCAGGATCATCCCGGCGCACAGCAACTGGGTATCGACGTCGCCTATCGCTACTCGGACTATGGTGGCGGCATCAATACCAATACGTACAAGATCGGTGCGGACTGGGCGCCCGTGCAGGATGTGCGGTTCCGCGCGAGCTTCCAGCGTGCCGTTCGTGCGGCAAACATTCTCGAACTCTTTACCGCACAGGGATTCAACCTCTTCGACATGGCGGGCGATCCCTGTGGCCCTAGTCCGACAGCATCACAAGCGGCCTGCCTTGCCACGGGTGTACCCGCGACGCAGTATGGATCGGATGCACTGACCAGCCCGGCCGGCCAGTACCAGCTCCTGCAGGGTGGTAACGCCGACCTGGTACCTGAGGAATCAGACACACTGTCCTTCGGTATCGTCTTTACGCCTGTTTTCGCGCCGGGACTGGCTGCATCGCTGGATTACTATGACATCAAGATCGACAAGACAATCACGACGTTCGGTCCGGAAAATACCCTGAACGCCTGTTACAACAACAATGACACAGAGGCTTGTTCCCGAATACAACGCAACCAACTGGGTCAGCTCTGGGTCGGTACCGGGCATGTCGAGGATCTCAATATCAATATAGGTAGTCTCAAGACCAAGGGTGTCGACCTTCAGATCAACTACAACGGGTTGAGTATCGGCCGCATGGGCAAGCTCAAT
This region includes:
- a CDS encoding cysteine desulfurase-like protein, which produces MTSPADTPAVATAATEFPVMRLREEFPAIAHAGNFAFFDNAAGAQVPRDVFDAIHAHLLERMVQRGGRYAQSLAVDEMVARARVSVAALVNARSPKEIAFGMNATSFIRQVSLAIGQELGFSHGGRDEFIVTDLDHEANIATWLALAPLGAKFKWWKVRDDGCLHAADLAPLLSKRTRLLACGVAANSLGSLTDVRSAADVVHSAGGEIFLDCVHFGPHGRIDVQSFDCDYLVCSGYKIFAPHMGFLWGRYEALRRLPTFREDFIPDEPPDKIEAGTIVYENVAGMDAAVHYLARLGRFLAGPGASPKSSSLRDDLTRAMDAIVAYEQSLSHEMQGVLQDCKARIYGIADPSQVAARVPTFCFNLEGSAPAEVTLAMAAAGFAVRDGHMYSPRLMRRLNLPVESGAVRASLVHYNTAAEIHRFGNLLSDLNKRR
- a CDS encoding response regulator transcription factor — protein: MGSATGQVIKAVIVDDEASARRWLRTLCDRVDGLEVVAECATAREASLALRNQASDVLFLDIRLGPHTGFQVLNGLSFAAMPHVVFVTAHEQYAVKAFDRAAVDYLLKPVREERFRMAIDRIKRIVVNGRSGVVDPPARCSGVGALADVTLAARLPGASGHVIAEREGSFHVLDRGLITVLEADRNYILVWCRGDENPYRMRGTIYELHDALGGMPFMQINRSVIVNMTHSARIERDADSHFCFVMHGSDRHIRVGRSYHSQIAELIRGKIA
- a CDS encoding alpha/beta hydrolase-fold protein, which gives rise to MSAWQIDSSRGQFCNWTDSSWVALVGFTFACLATHAHAEPASPGVRGSLAQPLVVGEQFDVESDILHERRHINVYSPQSGIASAPRSLPVLYMPDGGLEEDFLHVAGLVQVLVGNGSMRPFLLVGIENTQRRRDLTGPTLVASDRAIAPQVGGSQAFRDFIRRELKPEIGRRYAVTGESAVMGESLAGLFVIETLIVEPDLFDAYLAFDPSLWWNNQHWLTSKLPLPVDRSKLAHKLLYLGASGEAEPPGATTKFCSRWRDQAPEYRRCVSEDFNEERHATIYHPAALRGLRMILGPG
- a CDS encoding histidine kinase, translated to MPAIRPIAVPPIQAPILSLRTCVIVSTLFWTYVSVTAVARTYLVRDALHWNGEPPLGVLLLTSALIYPALLVAVSVSWRVGYDFSNWRRIVPTHLVLAVAFGALARPIYIFARIVAGLDPAVGAYPGLFGPDSKAAFQMWLSMLLDDGMQYLVLQGLLAAFSHYGRLRLEQNQRERVSAQYDRARLQALRMQTNPHFLFNTLSAIAGLIHSRPTAASNMVTRLGELLRTTLTDSDVELVPLHREVTLGREYLELQRERFQDRLQYSLDLPAQARNAGIPPLLLQPLLENAVEHGIHQREGFINVELTCACTGDTISIRICNQVQQPESTDRARHTGLGLQIVRERLDAAFGKSAAVTTGRTHSGWFEASLTFPHHAIRKRSNQWEAPQAR
- a CDS encoding TetR/AcrR family transcriptional regulator; the encoded protein is MATRSTQTRIVDAALELFNEFGTAAVSTNRIADHCGISKGNLHYHFATKQEIIRFLWQHAVDEMDAGWYGDHLAPTLEHMAAMFVRQLQLILKYRFFYREMASLLRRDKVLRQRFAANRLRRIQEIERFFRALAARGHLRLPPDDRHLRSIIDITWILSENWLNYLEFHDREVSTESISAGYNEILEVLQPYLAADPVEITERSYPTIERLTMRARGAD
- a CDS encoding TonB-dependent receptor, with amino-acid sequence MKINSVVARAVRRAIVMSAVTAAGTTAPALAANEDSGPLETVVVTGSRIAQPNLTTTSPVTQVTDEDVKLQGVTRVEDLIAQLPQAFAMQNATVSNGATGTATVSLRNLQAKRTLVLVDGRRLPYGDSNDSAGDLNEIPTSMVERVEVLTGGASAVYGSDAVAGVVNFIMKKDFEGIEVSGQYGFYQHHNDYGGPGAVPLREVVASRGVSNPSQFQLPENNVNVGYSREGSLLVGVGTPDGRGNITAYATYRRNDPILQKDYDYSSCSVSDKTGSGVPTGSFLCGGSSTAYPGRYTDFATFDYSIDPATGDFRPWNSLRDQYNFGPLNYYQRPDTRYTVGAMGHFELGDHADVYTQLMYADNRTLAQIAPSGNFFVTGTISCSNPLLSASQVDGLCNVDLVPDIVDDPTTPENEVADFLAGLPAGFDGQGFINATLGAQTALTGARPVFNPDGSVSTVPYNGVSPAYIGRRNVEGGGRRYDFHSTSLRAVGGVRGGISESWNYDASVQFSRKTMDLYQTNDFSSRRLRNALDVVDVNGVPTCRSVVNGTDPSCVPYNIFAIGGVTAAALDYLQVPTLAQTIIDQNIVNATLTGDLGSYGMKLPAAAESIKVAIGAEYRRDKLQFAPDELIATGDPAGAGGAQPPVTGSVDVKELFMEGRIPLVQDHPGAQQLGIDVAYRYSDYGGGINTNTYKIGADWAPVQDVRFRASFQRAVRAANILELFTAQGFNLFDMAGDPCGPSPTASQAACLATGVPATQYGSDALTSPAGQYQLLQGGNADLVPEESDTLSFGIVFTPVFAPGLAASLDYYDIKIDKTITTFGPENTLNACYNNNDTEACSRIQRNQLGQLWVGTGHVEDLNINIGSLKTKGVDLQINYNGLSIGRMGKLNLSLQGTRTQELIAEPGPGVAPYDCVGYFSSSCANLTNGGPTPKWRHRARIGWNTPWSGIDLALSWRYIGSAKTFRNDPTIIDYEFPAFSYFDLSGSWTVSDKIDVRLGINNLLDKNPPVSANVGTTGNGNTYPQTYEALGRFIFTSATVRF